Proteins from a single region of Harmonia axyridis chromosome 4, icHarAxyr1.1, whole genome shotgun sequence:
- the LOC123679093 gene encoding endocuticle structural glycoprotein SgAbd-5-like, producing the protein MKITILLVICLVVYVRCATNKNYENSRQATILEHENSIGQGTYNFAFKTSDGSQRQEKAELKNPGGKDESIVVEGSYTFIGTDGNTYTINYIADENGYRASGNHLPKIETNA; encoded by the exons atgaaaatt acTATTTTGCTTGTGATTTGTTTAGTAGTTTATGTGAGGTGtgcaacaaacaaaaattatgaaaattctcGACAAGCGACTATCTTGGAACATGAAAATAGCATAGGACAGGGCACTTATAATTTTGC ATTCAAAACCAGTGATGGTTCTCAGAGGCAAGAAAAAGCAGAATTGAAAAACCCAGGAGGTAAAGATGAGAGTATTGTCGTTGAAGGGTCTTATACTTTCATTGGTACAGATGGAAATACCTATACGATAAACTACATAGCTGATGAAAATGGTTATAGAGCAAGTGGAAATCACTTaccaaaaattgaaacaaatgcTTGA
- the LOC123679095 gene encoding cuticle protein CP14.6-like, whose protein sequence is MKLILLLVAVCGLVNCRPQDFNSNFRLANPIYITSYIYDLLPDQSYFYSYEQNDEQKKFERGFIRQGPTPEEDINTVEGSYSYVGPDGQNYNVTYTADENGFQPSGDHLPPSAGVKPKLGISSAALASLSG, encoded by the exons atactcCTCCTAGTGGCAGTATGTGGTCTAGTGAATTGTCGACCACAAGATTTCAATTCAAACTTCCGATTGGCCAACCCAATTTATATCACGAGCTATATTTATGATCTGCTACCTGATCAAAGCTACTTCTACTC GTACGAACAAAATGATGAACAGAAAAAATTCGAGAGGGGTTTCATCAGACAAGGACCGACTCCTGAAGAGGATATCAACACTGTGGAAGGTTCCTATTCTTACGTTGGTCCTGATGGTCAAAATTACAATGTGACGTACACCGCTGATGAAAATGGTTTCCAACCTTCTGGTGATCACCTTCCCCCGTCTGCTGGAGTGAAACCTAAACTTGGAATTTCCTCAGCAGCTCTAGCTTCTTTGTCTGGTTGA